TAATCACGCATTTTTTAACCTGAATGGGGAAGGAAGTGGTAAAATTCTGGGGCATAAACTACAGATTTATGCAGATGGATATACCCCGGTTGATTCTACTTTAATCCCAACAGGTAAGATTGAAAAAGTAGCTGGAACTCCATTCGATTTCTCTAAACCATTTACTATAGGGGCCAGGATTGATGATAAAAATGAACAATTAACCTATGGGAAAGGTTATGACCACAACTTTGTATTGAATAAAACAAAAGGAATGGGCATGTTTCATGCGGCTACAGTTAAGGGTGATAAATCGGGTATTGTGATGGATGTTTATACCACTGAGCCAGGACTACAGTTTTACAGCGGTAATTTCATGCAGGGTAAAAATACTTTTAAAGGAGGTGCCAGAGATGACTTCAGAACGGCAATAGCACTGGAAACTCAGCATTTTCCGGATTCTCCGAATCAAACTGCTTTTCCTTCGACGGTACTTAAGCCAGGTCAGATTTATAAAACAAGTTCTGTTTATAAGTTCTCCAACCCTTAATTTAAAACATAAAATGCCCTCAACATGTTGAGGGCATTTTATGTTTTAAATTAAGGGTTGTTATTTATCTAAGCTCAACCGTAAATTAAGTTCAAAACTTCCATTGGTATAAGAACTCAGTGCAGAAGTTTGTGTAGTATAGGTTCCGCTGATCAGGTATTTGTTTTTCAAATCCATACCTAAGCCAAACGTTGCATTTTTTGTACTGTGGTACATTCCCAATAGAAAGACTTGTTTGCTGGCCATACTGATTTGTGCGCCCGCGTCCAGAATATTGTCATAACTTTTAACGCCGCGGTAAGCGATTTTAGGTTCTGCTTCGATTCCTTCTAAACCTCCGCTAACTTGTATTTTATAACTGATCGCAGTATAAAATGTAGCCACATCAGCGAGTTTGATCACATCCTTTTTTAAGATACTTTTTAAGTTTGGGAGCGATGCTTGCACGCTTAGTTTGCTGGAAGTATAGGCTATCCCGAAATCACCATCCAGATAAGTCCCGCGTTCATTATACTGACGAATGTCCGGATCGGCCGGGTTCCCGTAAATATCTGAATTCTCCAGATTTTGATTCATGAATCCGAAGGATACACCAAAGTGTAACTGACGGTTATCTGCATCTAAAGGCAGGTGATAGGCATAGCTACCAACTACTCTGGTTTGACGTTGTAAACCTGAGCTTTCCTTGTTGAAGGATAAACCCAAAGCTGCACGGCCAAAACCATAATCGGCTGTAATATTCTGGGTTAATGGAGATCCGGGTACATTGTTCCAAAGTTTGCGGTAAGCTAAATTTACTTTTAAGCCCCGATTTATTCCAGCATAGGCAGGATTAATCAGATACTGGTTTGTATAGTACTGGGCAGTTAATGGATTCAATTGTGCTTGTGCTGCGGTAACCGTCAGCGTAAAAACAACAACAAGTCTTAGTATTTTATATAATGTATTCATGGAATGAGGCTATTTAAGAGTGAACTGCAATTATTGTTGATTTCTGACAATGGTTATATATCCTTTAAAGACGCGTTTTTCAGGACCGAAATCAATGATATAGAAGTAGGTGCCTTCATTTAGTGGTACACCATTCAGTGTAGCATCCCAGCTGTTGTCGTATCCTTTTTTATTGTAAAGCAGACGTCCGGCTTTATCATAAATTTTTACTTCGTTGTTTGGATGAAAATCGATGTTGTCAATTATCCATTTATCATTAATACCATCACCATTAGGCGTCATGATATTGGTTGCTTTGATAGTAACCAGATCGTCCATTACGTTTACAGTATAACTTTGTGAATCCTGACAACCACTGATATTAGTAGCGGTAACGGTATACGTAGTCGTCTGAGCTGGTCTGACTGTTAGTACTGCACTGTTCTGGCCGCTTATAATTCCGGCACTGTTCGCCCAGCTATAACTTAGCCCGCCTGTTGCAGTTAATAAAGTAGTTTGACCTTTACTGAGCTGACCGGCTAAACTACTGGTGATGGTAATGACAGGCATTGGATTTACTGTGATGTTAAAAGTTCTGCTGTAAGTGTCTGTTCCACCATTTGCAGTCCCGCCATTGTCTCTCACCATGATTGTAACCATTGCAGTTCCGGAAGCGCCATTCTTCACTTTGTAGCTGATGGTTCCTGTAGATCTGCTACCATTTACGCTCAGGTTGCTGAACAGGCTGGCATTGTTACTGCTAATCGTTAAGCTCGTGTTTTGGTTAGTTTCAGGGCCAGAAGTAATGCCGGTAATACCAAATGATTGTGTAGCGCTGGTATAACAAATGGTTTGATCGGCAATGGCTGCGAGTGTTGGAGCTTCGTTAACGTCTGTTAAATTAACAACCAACTCTTTTTCAAGTGAAAGGTTATTTTGTGTGGTTGTTTTTACACGGATTTTATAAACAGATTTATTTTCATAATCCAAAGGCTGAGTTGTATTTAACTGGTTGCCGTTAATGGTGAAAAGGGAATTATCAGTACTGCCTGAACCTGTAACCAGCGTATATGTGAAAGTGGCTAATAGGTCATCAGAGGTACTGTTTAATGTACCTGCGTTTATACCGGCAGGACTGTTTTCATAAAGGGTTGCCTCAGTCAGTGTGATATTGGTAGGTATACCCGCTTTTACTTTAAGTACACCATCGATATAGCGTATCGAGTAGTTGAGTGCGAATGCATTGGCCGCAGTGATTGGATAGTTGCCTGCACTGCTGTTTAAGGTAGCGGTAGTACTGATTACTGGTTGTCTGTTTAATACCGCAGGTGTTTCATTGTTTACAAATCCTGCATAACTTACTGTTAAAGCCGGATTGGTGAAATTTTGGAAACGTTCCTTATCGTCTGCGGTAATGGTTAATGTTGCCGGTGTAACTGTTAAAATACCCGGGGCATAATTGACTGCATAGTTAGTAGATACAGCTCCATTTGCAGTGATTGCATATGGGCTACCTGCAACTGAAGAAGCCGCGGTAGCGGTAGTGCTTAAAACAGGCTGAGTGGTTAAGCTGGCGAAAGTATCACCATTGACAAAACCTGCTGCTGATGCAGTAAGTGTTGGCAATGCTGCCCCATATCCTTTAGTCTGGTTATCCGCAGTAATCGTTAACGCTGCCGGGTCAACTGTTAAATTACCCGGAGCATAATTGATTGCATAGTTCGCAGATACAGCTCCACTTGGAGTGATTACATATGGACTGCCAGCAACTAAAGAAGCCGCGGTAGCGGTAGTGCTTAAAACAGGCTGAGTGGTTAAGCTGGCGAAAGTATCACCATTGACAAAACCTGCTGCTGATGCAGTAAGTATTGGCAATGCTGCTCCATATCCTTTAGTCTGGTTATCTGCGGTGATGGTTAATGTTGCCGGTGTAACTGTTAAAACACCCGGGGCATAATTGACTGCATAGTTAGTAGATACAGCTCCATTTGCAGTGATTGCATATGGGCTACCTGCAACTGAAGAAGCCGCGGTAGCGGTAGTGCTTAAAACAGGCTGAGTGGTTAAGCTGGCGAAAGTATCACCATTGACAAAACCTGATGCTGATGCAGTAAGTATTGGCAATGCTGCCCCATATCCTTTAGTCTGGTTATCCGCAGTAATCGTTAAAGCTGCCGGGTCAACTGTTAAATTACCCGGGGCATAATTGACTGCATAGTTAGTAGATACAGCTCCACTTGCAGTGATTGCATATGGGCTACCTGCAACTGAAGAAGCCGCGGTAGCGGTAGTGCTTAAAACAGGCTGAGTGGTTAAGCTGGCGAAAGTATCACCATTGACAAAACCTGATGCTGATGCAGTAAGTATTGGCAATGCTGCCCCATATCCTTTAGTCTGGTTATCCGCAGTAATCGTTAACGCTGCCGGGTCAACTGTTAAATTACCCGGAACATAATTGATCGAATAATTAGCAGATACAGCTCCACTTGGAGTGATTACATATGGACTGCCAGCAACTGAAGAAGCCGCGGTAGCGGTAGTGCTTAAAACAGGTTGAGTGGTTAGGCTGGCGAAAGTATCACCATTGACAAAACCTGATGCTGATGCAGTAAGTATTGGCAATGCTGCCCCATATCCTTTAGTCTGGTTATCTGCGGTGATGGTTAACGCTGCCGGGTCAACTGTTAAATTACCCGGAACATAATTGATCGAATAATTAGCAGATACAGCTCCACTTGGAGTAATTACATATGGACTGCCAGCAACTGAAGAAGCCGCGGTAGCGGTAGTGCTTAAAACAGGCTGAGTGGTTAAGCTGGCGAAAGTATCACCATTGACAAAACCTGATGCTGATGCAGTAAGTATTGGCAATGCTGCCCCATATCCTTTAGTCTGGTTATCTGCGGTGATGGTTAATGCTGCCGGGTCAACTGTTAAATTACCCGGAACATAATTGATCAAATAATTAGTAGATACAGCTCCACTTGGAGTGATTACATATGGACTGCCAGCAACTGAAGAAGCCGCGGTAGCGGTAGTGCTTAAAACAGGCTGAGTGGTTAGGCTGGCGAAAGTATCACCATTGACAAAACCTGATGCCGATGTAGTAAGTGTTGGCAATGCTGCCCCATATCCTTTAGTCTGGTTATCCGCAGTAATGGTTAATGCTGCCGGGTCAACTGTTAAATTACCCGGAACATAATTGATTGCATAGTTCGCAGATACAGCTCCACTTGCAGTGATTGCATATGGGCTACCTGTAACTGAAGAAGCCGCGGTAGCGGTAGTGCTTAAAACAGGCTGAGTGGTTAGCCTGGCGAAAGTATCCCCGTTTACAAAACCTGTTGCCGAATAAGTAAGCGCAGGCAGTGCCGCGCCATATATTTTATTCTTGCTGCCTGCGGTAATCGTTAACGCTGCCGGGATAACTGTTAAATTGCCTGATACATAACTGATCGTATAGTTCGTAGCTATTGCCCCTCTTGGAGTGATTACATATGGACTGCCAGCAACAGAAGAAGCTGCGGTAGCGGTGGTGCTCAGCGTAAGCTGGGCAGTTAGACTCTCGAAAGTATCGTTGTTCACTACACCCCTCAGTGTAACGTTAAGTGCAGGCAGTGCCGCGCCATATAATTTACTCTTGTTGGTTGCGGTGATGATTAGTGCTGCCGGGGTAACTGTTAAATTACCAGGGATATAACTGATTGTGTAATTCGCAGCGACTGCTCCACCTGGTGTGATGGCATAAGGGCCTCCAGCAACTGAAGAACCTCTGACAGCAATAGTGGTCAGCGTAGGCTGGGTAGTTAGACTGGCGAAAGTATCTCCATTCACAAAACCCGTCATCGAATAAGTAAGCGCAGGCAGTGCCGCGCCATATATTTTGCTATAGCTGTCTGCTGTGATGGTCAATGGTGCTGGTAAAACGGTGAGTACCTGCTGAACCTGAGCAGCTGCGCTGAACGTTCCATTTCCCGGCTGGTTGGCATTGATAGTTACTATGCCAGCTTTTAAAATATGTATTTTGTTATTGATAATCGTTGCTATATTTAAATCACCTGAAGTATAAGTGACTGGTAAAAGACTAGTTGCAGTTGCTCCCGGATCAATATCGGCATTCCCGTATGTTGCAGTGGCCACTGTATTCATGGTAATAGTTTGTACGCCCGGATTGATGACAAATGAATAGGCTTTTGATCCGGTAAATGATGTTGCACTGGTTGCTGTTATCGTTATACTAAATGCTCCTGTTTCGGTTGGAGTACCGCTTAATAAACCGGATGCATGGAGTGTTAAGCCTGCTGGTAAGGTCCCGTTTGTGATGGCAAAAGAATAAGGAGCAGTATTACCTGTAGCAGAAAGGGTTTGATTATAAGTTGCTCCTGCACTGGCAGCAGGGAGTGTTGCAGGGCTGATTGAAATAGGAACGATAATGGTCAGCGTTTTAGTAGTGGAATTACTGTTAGCAGCACCATCGTTAACAAAAAAGGTAACTACCCGGTTTGATGTATTGATTGAGGTAGTGGAAAAAGTTATCGCCCTCAATACAGCCTGCCATTGTGCTATAGTTGCTGTATTCCCAGAGGATGCCAGGTTCATGCTCCTTGTAGGACCAATATAGTTACCAGTTATATTACCATAAAGTGTAGCATCGTTATTGATAAATGACAATACATCCTGTGGCTGACCTGTTAAAATTCTTATATTAGCTGATGCCAGCGTAGTATTATCTGCATCGCTTATCGTAATTCCATTATCTACAATCACGTTTGTTTGTACAAATACAGTAGTGCCGCTTGAAGCTGTTACTATTGGAGCATCGTTTACGGATACCACATTTAATACTTTATTTACGCCAGTAATAGTGTTTATTCCATCTGAAATTAGAAACGAGATTGTTCTGTTCCCAATACCTGGAGTTTCAGAAGAGTTAGTATAAGTTATACTGCGTATCGCAGCCAGCCATTCTGCTGATGTTGCAGTAGTCGATCTCAAGATGATTGTTCCTGTCGCAGTATTATAAGGGTCACTTACGATATTTCCCATAGTAACTCCATTGTTCACGAATGTTAAGATATCTTGTGTTGCATCCAGATTTGCTGCAATCTTTATTGTTGTTGAAATTAGCTGAACATTATCCGGATTATTCAGTGTCATTGCTGCATCAATAGCAACAGGTATGGAGATGGTGTTATTTCCTTCGGTAAATATAGTATTACCTGATGAGGCAGTTAATCTTGGAATGGCTTGTACTTTCCATGTATAAGTTGCAGGCGTAGGATCGATATTACCTGCTGCATCCACTGCTGCCACACTAAAGGTATGGTTGCCAGCAGGTAAGTTCCGCATCGGGTAGAAATTATTGCCCGATGCATAAACTGGAGAAATATCCTCTTTAGCCTGATAGGTTGCGGGAGATTCACTACTCGAATACATAAATGTAAAAGAGTTTGAAGTTGTGGCCGCTGGCGGGAAACTGGTAATCGTAGTCTCTGGTGGAGTTCTGTCAATGGTAAAAAGCTGACCGGTTGTATATCCGGTTGTAATCAGGTTGTTTGCTAAATCTTTAATGCCCGTTCCAGAAGAGTTTAAATCCAGTTTTAGCGTTCCGTCGCCTGTATTATTTACCGTAACTGTATAAGTTGTACCTGAACCCGTAATGCTGGCAATTGTACCTGAGGCAGAACCAGACGTTGTAAGTGCAAAATCATCAGCGGTTACTCCGGTTACACTTTCAGAAAATATTACCGTATAAATAACGCTACTAGCATTGGTTAGGGTTGTACCCACACGGTTAATTGAAGTTACAGTAGGCGGGGTGATATCCGGGGCAACAGGGGGAGCGACCTGTATGTTGTTTACGCTCATCCAGATACCTAAGTTGTTTTTGCCGTAGATTCTTACTTCATCTATACTTTGAAGTGCGGTGGAGCTTAATAAATCTGACTGCGTAAGTGTTTTGGCAACACCGTTTACGAAAGCGATTTCTACAGTTCCTTTCGATACACCACCATCGTATGCTTCTAATATAACAGGGGTATTGCCACCCCAATCATAAAGCTGTAAAGACTTTAATGAGAAATTGTTGGCCTGCGAACTGCTTTTTATGATTAATGCTTGATAACCCTCTGCTTCAATATCCGCTGAATTAGGCGTGATGCCAAAAAAAGAATTTGAACTGGCAAACCAGGCATTATTATGATACTCTACATTTTGATTCGGCAATAACGTACCATTCGCCTTCGTTCCTGCAAAAATCTGCAAATCTAAATCAGAGATATTTACTGACCCTCCTGAACCATCGGTAGCTATAGTCCCAATGACTGTAGCTTCTGTGGTGTTAAAAATTAAAGTGGGTGAGGTGGATAATGTTGTCTGCGCTTTTAAAGTCAAAAAAGCAAATAATAGCACAAGAACAGAGAGTAGTCTTTTTTTTTCAAAAAGACTTGACGAGCGTAGTCGTTTTTTCATACAGGTTAAGATAGATGAGCGTGATATCTTGATTTTGAGTTAGAATATTTAATGTAAAAAATGTGTCTTTGAAGCTATATTAAAGAGTGATTTAAAAGATTAACCTTTAAATAGGATCGTAATATTTCTATTTACATTTATAGCTTGTATTTTTTATTAAATTTAGAATAGTCAAAAATAGTTTTGTATACGTACGAATCATCAAATTATTGTTATTAAGTAATGCAAAATTATAATCCTGTACAATTCGTTTATGATTGACTAATAATATTTCTATTTTAGCGCCTCTCATTATGCCCACAAATAGCGCTCGTTCCATTAAGTCTTCTTATACAAGTTTACATGCTGTTATACAGCAGCTTGATCAGTTACATCTTTTAACTGACGCCTGCAAAAATGCGCTCACTGAGCACACTTTTGAACTGACAGTTTCTCAGGGGCAGTATTTAATGAAAAGAGGTGATTATTGTACGCATATCTATTTTATTATAGAGGGATTCTTTTCTGGCTGGGCTACTGGAAATGGACGATCAATAACTTCCTTTATCGCGATCCAGGGAGATTTTTTATCGGCTATAGAAGGGATGTATGGGATTACTGAATGCACAGAAGATGTTAAAGCAGAAGAAGATTCAGTACTGCTCGCCTTACCTGTTGAACATCTGATCCGATATTTTGACATTTATCCGGAAATGAATATTGTGATGCGTAAGGTGCTGGAAAATTATTACAAAATGGCACATCAGCGTTCTGTATTCTTCAGAATTGGTACAGCCTCCGATAAGTATCTTTATTTATTGAGCACCTATGGTGATTATGCCAGCCGGATTCCTTTACATGTGATTGCTTCATTCATTAATGTAAAGCTGAATACCCTGCAAAAAATCATTAAACAGTATGAGGGCAAATCTGCTCATGTTCAACTGTCTAAGGGTGATATTGTTACTTACATGGAGCAGGAAAGGCCTTTTCTTCAGAAAAAATTAAGCATCAACCAACTTTCTTTGAAACTGAAGATTACTCCTCATCTGCTTTCTTATTTATTGAATGTTTATTTCAAACAGAATTTTAATCATTTTGTAAATACTTATAGGATTCAATACGTACTGAACCAGTTTTTGATTAAAAACTCTATTAAACAATACAGTCTGGATGGATTAGGAAGCGAGTCCGGATTTTCTTCCAGAAGTTCATTTTTCAGTGAATTCAAAAAATACACAGGGGTAACCCCGCTTTTGTATCTTAAAATGAACTGTGCCAGCTAAACCAATATTTAGCATAAAGCCATGATCACTGACGTGATTTTAGTTCGGTGTTGAGCTGACTCCATCTGATTGCGGCTGGTAAGATGCCTAATAAAAAACAAGGAAGAATTGTCAGGAATTTAATGTTTTGACTTTTATCACTTGGGTATAAAATTATACCACATAGCACGACTATTAACACAGCAGCAGCAATTAAAATGTTCTTTATCGTGTTTTTTTGTTTATTCAATTCAATAATTGTTAATTCTGAGAGCTTATTGTTTTTCATAATCTACTGATGAATGTTTTTATATTATTTAATACGCATGTTAAATTATAATTTTTTTAGCTTATTATGAAATATTTTTCGATTTAAACTAGAATTTATATGTTTCTGTGAGCTTTGAAAATGTTTCCATAGCTGAAATAACTGTGCCTTCCATATGACCTGGGTAAGATGAATCAGTTTTAGTGCCAATAAAAGATTGTCTGTAATACCCTAAGATTGTAGATTTGATGAATATTAAGACAAGGTTGTTTTATGAAGGAAAGTAAAATCAGCGAATATCATCTGCATAAAGATTTGCCGGAAAAAAGACAGTTTGAAATTTTTTCATTGAAGGAGTATTTAGAAAAGAACACTCCTGATACGATCAGACCACACATTCATAGTTTCTACCAGGTACTTTGGTTTTATAAAGGGAATGGGGCACATTTTGTCGATTTTAAAAAGTATGAAGTTCATCCAGGTACTTTATTCTTTATCGGAAAAAATCAGGTGCATTATTTTGATGAGTATTCAGGTTATGAAGGGGTTATGATCCATTTCAATGAACGTTTCCTGATGCAAAATGAAAATGATGTCAACTTCTTTTTAAAGTATAGCCTTTTTAATGACCCTTATCAACAGCCATTTTGTAAGATTAGTGCGCATGCGGAAAAGGATTTAAAGGTTTTGATGTCACAAATAAATAGTGAGCTGGATAAAGAAGCCGGTGACTTTGGACAGTTGGAATTGCTCAGGTCTTATCTGAATGCTTTTTTAATATTTGCACAGCGGGAAAAGGGCAATATTAATATCAATAAGGAAAATAAGTTGTATGCCGCGGATGAGAAACATTTGCAGCTGCTCCGGTTTATTGATTTGGTGGAATCAAATTATCAAAACGGCCTTGCCATTTCAGCCTATGCTGCTTTGTTAAATATTTCCAGTAAAACATTAACCGATCTGACGAACAAGATTATTTTTAAAACCCCCTCCATGGTCATCCAGGAAAGGATTATGATTGAGGCGCAACGTCTTTTAGCACATTCGGGTTTAAATGTGAACCAGATTGGGTATAAGCTGGGATTTGAAGACCCATCTTACTTTGTGAAATATTTTAAGAAACATGCTAAATTTTCTCCAGGTGAGTTCAGAAAATCTATTTCCTGAATTTACCATTCATTCTCTTTTTTGTCCATTTTATAGATGTCTTTTCCTTCGGACATTTGTATTGTACAATAAACAAATGAATAATGAATCAACAAGCATTAATAATTGGTGGCACAACAGGGATGGGAAGAGCTACCGCAGAACAGCTGTTAAAACAAGGAATTGAAGTGATTATTGTTGGCAGACCAGATAAAAATCTTCAGCTCGCTGGAACTGAATTGTTAGCTTTAGGCCGTATCAGAACTATTGGCGTTGACCTTTCCGAAATGCGTCAGGTTACTCAATTTGCTTCTACTATAAAAAGCGAAATACCATATTTGAAATATCTGGTCAATGCTGCGGGATATTTCAGTCCAAAAGCATTTCTTGACCATTCGGAACAGGACTACGATATTTATCACAATTTCAATAAAGCTTTTTTCTTTATTACCCAGGCAGCAGCAAAAGTGATGAAAGAAAATGGCGGTGGTTCAATCGTAAATGTTGGTTCGATGTGGGCTAAGCAGGCGATCAAAGCTATACCTTCTTCTGCTTATTCGATGGCTAAAGCGGGGCTTCATAGTTTGACACAACATTTAGCAATGGAACTTGCTTTGGATCAGATCAGAGTTAATGCAGTTTCGCCTGCTGTAGTGGTTACGCCAATATATGGTTCTTTTATCGAAGCGGATAAAATTGAAGAAACACTACAAGGGTTTAATGATTTTCATCCAATAGGCAGAGTAGGCAGACCGCAAGATATCGCCAAAACAATTGCGTTCTTATTATCGGATGAAACGTCGTGGGTGACAGGCGCAATCTGGGATATAGATGGTGGAGTAATGGCAGGACGTAATTAATCAGGTGATGATAAACGGAATTAATTTAGAAGGATTGCAGGCCTATAAAAGTCTGATCACTGAAAAACCCAACAAAGACAATTTCTGCTTGATGAGCCTTCCGATCAGGACGTTCCTGTTGGTTTTGACCAGGTAGTGTTTAAGTATGAGGTTAAGGAAACTGGAATCCAGGATGATTATGATCAGATCATCAAAAACGTACGGGAGTTTTCTCCAAATTACAGAACTATTATTAATCCGGTTCAATTGGTAGTTCAAAAGGTTTAATGAAAGAACGGGAATATAGGTATGCCGGAGAAATGATTATTAATTGATTAATTTGTAAAATCAGACGAATAATAACATGACCGATACCGAAATTATTAAAGCATCACAGGCCATCTGTGATGCACTTTCAGCAGAAGAAGATGGGCTTAAAAGAGATGTCTTAGGTCATTTAGGCAATACCTGGTCACTTTTGATTATCCAGATGCTTGGCGTGAATGGTAAATTGCGTTTTTCCCGTTTGCAGGAACAGGTGACTGGAATAAGTCAGAAAATGCTGACTAAAAGTCTCCGTGAGCTCGAAAGAGATGGATTAATCACCAGAACTATGTTTATGGAGGTTCCACCAAGAGTAGAATATGAACTGACTGAATTGGGGCGTGGATTATTAATTCAGATCCTTCCTTTATGGACGTGGGTACTGGATCAGTCTGACAATTTTAAAACGGCACGTCATGCTTTTGATAGTAAAGCTCAAAAGTAATTGTAATCTAAATCTAATAATGAAAATTTAACTGATTCAATATCAATATTGTATCATCGTGGTTAGTAGGGAACCAGCATGTGCCTTATCTTTTTTCAATACTATACTTTATAGGTTTGAGAAAGATTTAAAAGCATATGTATATAGTTACAGGTTCAACCAGCAACACAGGAAGTGTTGTTGCACATCAATTATTAGACGCAGGAAAACAGGTTAGGGTAATTGGCCGGAGTTTGGAAAAACTGTCACCTTTCATCGACAGGGGAGCAGAGGCTTTCGTTGCCGAACCTACCGATGCGCAAGCCTTAACCGAAGCTTTTCAGGGAGCTAAAGCTGCCTGGATAATGCTTCAGCCAAATTACATTCCTGACAGTCCTGATTTTCCCGGATATCAGGCTCAGGTTACGGATGCTATTGCTCAGGCCATTGTAGCAAACCCTCTCGAATATGCCGTTACGCTAAGTAGCTGGGGTGCTGATCAGGAAAGCGGTTCAGGCCCTGTTCTCGGTTTACATCATATGGAACAAGTTATGAATACGCTGCCTATTGAAAATTTACTTCATTTAAGAGCTGGATATTTTATGGAAAATACCCTTTCTTATCTGCCGTCTATTCAGAAAAATGGAAAAGTTTTTGGACCTTTTGATCAGGATATGCTTTTGCCATTTATCGCGACCAAAGATATTGGTCATGCGGCTGCTCAGGCCTTGATTAACCTTAATTTTACAGGGAAGCTTGTGCAGGAATTGCATGGCCAGCGTGACCTGAGTATCCGGGAAGCAACGGCGATGATTGGAAATGCAATTGGAAAACCCGGATTGGTTTATCAGCAAAATACAATTCCGGAATTTAAATCAGATTTGATGGC
The sequence above is drawn from the Pedobacter cryoconitis genome and encodes:
- a CDS encoding PorP/SprF family type IX secretion system membrane protein encodes the protein MNTLYKILRLVVVFTLTVTAAQAQLNPLTAQYYTNQYLINPAYAGINRGLKVNLAYRKLWNNVPGSPLTQNITADYGFGRAALGLSFNKESSGLQRQTRVVGSYAYHLPLDADNRQLHFGVSFGFMNQNLENSDIYGNPADPDIRQYNERGTYLDGDFGIAYTSSKLSVQASLPNLKSILKKDVIKLADVATFYTAISYKIQVSGGLEGIEAEPKIAYRGVKSYDNILDAGAQISMASKQVFLLGMYHSTKNATFGLGMDLKNKYLISGTYTTQTSALSSYTNGSFELNLRLSLDK
- a CDS encoding MBG domain-containing protein, with the translated sequence MKKRLRSSSLFEKKRLLSVLVLLFAFLTLKAQTTLSTSPTLIFNTTEATVIGTIATDGSGGSVNISDLDLQIFAGTKANGTLLPNQNVEYHNNAWFASSNSFFGITPNSADIEAEGYQALIIKSSSQANNFSLKSLQLYDWGGNTPVILEAYDGGVSKGTVEIAFVNGVAKTLTQSDLLSSTALQSIDEVRIYGKNNLGIWMSVNNIQVAPPVAPDITPPTVTSINRVGTTLTNASSVIYTVIFSESVTGVTADDFALTTSGSASGTIASITGSGTTYTVTVNNTGDGTLKLDLNSSGTGIKDLANNLITTGYTTGQLFTIDRTPPETTITSFPPAATTSNSFTFMYSSSESPATYQAKEDISPVYASGNNFYPMRNLPAGNHTFSVAAVDAAGNIDPTPATYTWKVQAIPRLTASSGNTIFTEGNNTISIPVAIDAAMTLNNPDNVQLISTTIKIAANLDATQDILTFVNNGVTMGNIVSDPYNTATGTIILRSTTATSAEWLAAIRSITYTNSSETPGIGNRTISFLISDGINTITGVNKVLNVVSVNDAPIVTASSGTTVFVQTNVIVDNGITISDADNTTLASANIRILTGQPQDVLSFINNDATLYGNITGNYIGPTRSMNLASSGNTATIAQWQAVLRAITFSTTSINTSNRVVTFFVNDGAANSNSTTKTLTIIVPISISPATLPAASAGATYNQTLSATGNTAPYSFAITNGTLPAGLTLHASGLLSGTPTETGAFSITITATSATSFTGSKAYSFVINPGVQTITMNTVATATYGNADIDPGATATSLLPVTYTSGDLNIATIINNKIHILKAGIVTINANQPGNGTFSAAAQVQQVLTVLPAPLTITADSYSKIYGAALPALTYSMTGFVNGDTFASLTTQPTLTTIAVRGSSVAGGPYAITPGGAVAANYTISYIPGNLTVTPAALIITATNKSKLYGAALPALNVTLRGVVNNDTFESLTAQLTLSTTATAASSVAGSPYVITPRGAIATNYTISYVSGNLTVIPAALTITAGSKNKIYGAALPALTYSATGFVNGDTFARLTTQPVLSTTATAASSVTGSPYAITASGAVSANYAINYVPGNLTVDPAALTITADNQTKGYGAALPTLTTSASGFVNGDTFASLTTQPVLSTTATAASSVAGSPYVITPSGAVSTNYLINYVPGNLTVDPAALTITADNQTKGYGAALPILTASASGFVNGDTFASLTTQPVLSTTATAASSVAGSPYVITPSGAVSANYSINYVPGNLTVDPAALTITADNQTKGYGAALPILTASASGFVNGDTFASLTTQPVLSTTATAASSVAGSPYVITPSGAVSANYSINYVPGNLTVDPAALTITADNQTKGYGAALPILTASASGFVNGDTFASLTTQPVLSTTATAASSVAGSPYAITASGAVSTNYAVNYAPGNLTVDPAALTITADNQTKGYGAALPILTASASGFVNGDTFASLTTQPVLSTTATAASSVAGSPYAITANGAVSTNYAVNYAPGVLTVTPATLTITADNQTKGYGAALPILTASAAGFVNGDTFASLTTQPVLSTTATAASLVAGSPYVITPSGAVSANYAINYAPGNLTVDPAALTITADNQTKGYGAALPTLTASAAGFVNGDTFASLTTQPVLSTTATAASSVAGSPYAITANGAVSTNYAVNYAPGILTVTPATLTITADDKERFQNFTNPALTVSYAGFVNNETPAVLNRQPVISTTATLNSSAGNYPITAANAFALNYSIRYIDGVLKVKAGIPTNITLTEATLYENSPAGINAGTLNSTSDDLLATFTYTLVTGSGSTDNSLFTINGNQLNTTQPLDYENKSVYKIRVKTTTQNNLSLEKELVVNLTDVNEAPTLAAIADQTICYTSATQSFGITGITSGPETNQNTSLTISSNNASLFSNLSVNGSRSTGTISYKVKNGASGTAMVTIMVRDNGGTANGGTDTYSRTFNITVNPMPVITITSSLAGQLSKGQTTLLTATGGLSYSWANSAGIISGQNSAVLTVRPAQTTTYTVTATNISGCQDSQSYTVNVMDDLVTIKATNIMTPNGDGINDKWIIDNIDFHPNNEVKIYDKAGRLLYNKKGYDNSWDATLNGVPLNEGTYFYIIDFGPEKRVFKGYITIVRNQQ
- a CDS encoding Crp/Fnr family transcriptional regulator; translated protein: MPTNSARSIKSSYTSLHAVIQQLDQLHLLTDACKNALTEHTFELTVSQGQYLMKRGDYCTHIYFIIEGFFSGWATGNGRSITSFIAIQGDFLSAIEGMYGITECTEDVKAEEDSVLLALPVEHLIRYFDIYPEMNIVMRKVLENYYKMAHQRSVFFRIGTASDKYLYLLSTYGDYASRIPLHVIASFINVKLNTLQKIIKQYEGKSAHVQLSKGDIVTYMEQERPFLQKKLSINQLSLKLKITPHLLSYLLNVYFKQNFNHFVNTYRIQYVLNQFLIKNSIKQYSLDGLGSESGFSSRSSFFSEFKKYTGVTPLLYLKMNCAS